From the ANME-2 cluster archaeon genome, one window contains:
- a CDS encoding cobalamin B12-binding domain-containing protein, producing the protein MVPPILDYLGALTVKAMSGVELELIDANIHEPRPEDIDADLICLSSMTATITWCYRLGDLLRQMGKKVVLGGIHP; encoded by the coding sequence ATGGTACCCCCTATTCTCGATTACTTAGGAGCTCTCACGGTAAAAGCTATGTCCGGTGTTGAACTCGAATTAATCGATGCCAACATCCACGAACCCAGACCAGAAGATATCGATGCCGACCTCATCTGCCTGAGCTCAATGACCGCTACCATTACTTGGTGTTACAGATTAGGCGATTTGTTAAGACAAATGGGGAAAAAGGTTGTACTGGGAGGAATACACCCTA
- a CDS encoding U32 family peptidase, whose translation MMKKKLYVPHPGHYEGLEQLLADSKNIYSIYMAGSPDYIGTGRVNLGHASLEEIARHTQYCHNKGVKIEMVLNSSCMGGQQLTPEGYNLLHWYLSNLEEIGVDTVVVADPYLVEMLDQEFNIPSVVSVLAFVDSPQKAEFYEQLGASSIVVDSNVNRHFDVLEAIRDAVDCELKLLVNEGCLYRCPFRYAHFNFFSHVNGPPPRPNVQDDYYYNKCLTLRIKDPSLIIKSPFIRPEDLPEYAHITDVFKIGGRSHLLNWILNCVDAYASESYDGNLMDLMDCPKDLVDLFNIPNRALDGAIKQWKQHSTVCHTCGYCQRLTEKVTQMYSRMGTPDEKLEQWITLTKKGIDT comes from the coding sequence ATCATGAAAAAGAAACTCTATGTGCCCCATCCCGGACATTATGAAGGGCTGGAGCAGTTACTGGCTGACTCAAAGAACATTTATTCAATTTATATGGCAGGTTCCCCGGATTATATAGGCACGGGCCGCGTCAATCTGGGGCATGCAAGTCTTGAGGAGATTGCCAGACATACTCAATACTGCCATAATAAGGGTGTCAAGATAGAGATGGTGCTGAACAGTTCGTGCATGGGCGGCCAGCAGCTTACTCCTGAAGGATATAATCTCCTCCACTGGTACCTTTCAAACCTCGAAGAGATTGGTGTCGACACGGTAGTGGTAGCTGATCCTTACCTTGTAGAAATGTTGGACCAGGAGTTCAATATCCCGTCAGTGGTCAGTGTACTCGCATTCGTGGACAGCCCCCAGAAAGCCGAGTTCTATGAACAACTGGGTGCTTCGTCCATTGTGGTGGACTCGAACGTGAACCGTCATTTCGACGTGCTGGAAGCTATCAGGGATGCAGTTGACTGCGAGCTAAAACTGCTTGTCAATGAAGGTTGCCTGTACCGCTGTCCATTCAGGTACGCCCACTTTAATTTCTTCTCTCATGTTAACGGACCGCCCCCACGTCCCAATGTCCAGGATGACTATTATTACAACAAGTGCCTCACGCTGCGCATCAAAGACCCCTCACTTATCATCAAATCACCATTTATCAGACCGGAAGACCTTCCGGAATATGCTCATATTACAGACGTTTTCAAGATAGGCGGGCGCTCACATTTATTGAACTGGATACTGAACTGTGTAGACGCCTATGCCAGTGAGAGTTATGATGGCAACCTGATGGACCTGATGGACTGTCCAAAGGACCTGGTAGACCTGTTCAATATACCTAACAGGGCACTTGACGGTGCTATCAAACAGTGGAAGCAACACAGTACAGTATGCCACACCTGCGGTTATTGCCAGCGCCTTACAGAGAAGGTTACACAAATGTACAGCCGTATGGGTACTCCTGATGAAAAGCTTGAGCAATGGATTACATTAACCAAAAAAGGGATTGATACCTGA
- a CDS encoding DUF5402 family protein produces MTLDNLLKTRADLEERIRKLIGRAAMIIELDLFALPCGCSGYTANTRGLGLDDLEVFEEHFLKLLHESAQAVDVSPGFVFARIIPGTQEIAALNVRELCPRCYSDFAATSGKRPRPDIYIFHLARRKR; encoded by the coding sequence ATGACACTGGATAATCTTCTTAAAACCAGAGCTGACCTGGAGGAACGTATCAGGAAGCTTATCGGCCGGGCAGCAATGATCATTGAACTTGACCTGTTTGCACTCCCCTGTGGCTGTTCGGGATATACGGCAAATACTCGCGGTCTGGGCCTGGACGACCTGGAAGTTTTCGAGGAACATTTTCTCAAATTGTTACATGAAAGTGCTCAAGCTGTGGATGTATCACCGGGTTTTGTGTTTGCCAGGATAATCCCGGGCACGCAGGAAATTGCTGCCCTGAATGTACGCGAACTGTGCCCGCGCTGCTACTCGGATTTCGCAGCAACCAGCGGAAAACGTCCCAGACCGGATATCTATATATTCCATCTTGCAAGACGGAAACGATAG